GTGTTTAGCAAGAGGTGGCGATACTGCAGAGCCTCAAGGTGAAAACTCATCTTCATTTAATATAGAGGGTACTTACTCCAACTTTTCGGGATCTTGCTTCCCCGTTAAAAATAGCCGAGGCGGTGTCCGCCGTGACATTAATAACGTCAGATCTTGTTATGCGCTATTACAAGAAATAACGAACTCCGATCACTATGAAGATAAAATCTACGGTAATAACCCAAGCTCTGGAGGGAGTAATAGCCGAGGAAATGTATCTGGTGCGAACTTTCAAACTGCGAAAGATGCGGGTTATGAGTTTCTGATTCACCAATCTCGTGACTATTTCTCTTATTGCCATTTTTACAGTATTGAAGGCAACTTAGAAAATGCACCATATTTACTGTATAACGCTGTCGATGGTGAAATGGTTTCAGGAACAAAAGACTTAACTAATGGTGTGAATTGGCCTGATGAACTACTTGAGTATCTTACTGCAACAGAACCGACCAAGTAATAATAAACAAAGCGTATAATAAATAGAGCTCATAATAAATAAAGCCAGTAATTGCTGGCTTTATTTACATTCGAATGAGCTTCAGTTTATGGCACACCGTGACCTTTTGAAGCAACCCAAACGCGATACCACTGCTCTCGAGTTAACTCTATTTTTAATGAATCAACAGCTGCTTGAACACGTTCAATTTTTCCAGAACCAATAATCGCTAATGGGTTTGAAGGCAAACGTCTCACCCAAGCGTAAATCACTTGATCAATACTGTTTGCGCCGACTTCAATTCGAATCGCTTCCAATTCTTCACGAACCCGCACTGCTTGCTTTGTATTACCCGTAAAAATACTTCCACCACCAAGACAAGACCATGCCATCGGGCGGATACGATTCATTTGAAGCTGATCCAATGTCCCATCATGTGCCACTTCAAAATTCAGAGGGTTAATTTCAACTTGATTAGTGACTAAAGGCTTGCCTAGGCGAGACTGTAAAAGTTCCAATTGGCGTGGTGAGAAATTAGACACACCGAAATGCTTCACTTTCCCGACTTTGTGTAACTCAGTAAATGCTTCTGCAACTTCATCAGCATCCATTAGTACGTCAGGTCGATGAATAAGCAATACATCCACTTCATTAACACCTAGACGTTCAAGTGAATTATTCACCGATTGGTAGATATGCTGAGCACTCGTATCGTAATGGTTGATCTTGCGATCTGGAGTATGATCACCGCACAAGTTGATATCGCACTTAGTAACAATTTGAATTTGCTCGCGGATACTAGGTTCAAGCGCTAATGCCTCACCAAATAACTTTTCACATTGATAGTTACCATAAATATCAGCGTGATCAACCGTCGTGATACCAAGATCGATATGCTGCTTAAGAAAAGTCAGACGCTCTTGAGGCGTCATATTCCATTCTTCTGTTCGCCAATAACCTTGTACTAATTCAGACAGCTCAGGACCTTGCGGTGCTGTCGTTACTTTTGCAACCATCGGTTGTCTCCTTCATCAATAATGCAATTATCCTATGCTTGTTTTACCGAAGGCTCAACGTATAAAAGGTGCAGCTAGGATTCCTTAATGAAAAGTGTGAATCTCGCTTTACTAAAGCGATTCTCGAAATTAAAACGCTTCTCGAAATAACTCCAGAGTTAATGTTGATCCTTCCCTTAATAATCTAACTTTAGGAGAACGATCATGACCTGTCATCCATGTACTAATTTGATCACTAACAAGCCTACGTTGATTCATAAATGTAATCAGTTTTTCATCCACTGACTGGGGGCTTTCATTCTGATTTGCGGCGGTGGCAAGCTCTTCAATTACATTGAACTCTTCCCCTGCAATAACTATGGATTGAATAACAAAACCATCCCGTCGTAAGTTCGCTTGCAGCATTGTATAAGAGTGAGCGCTATAAGTTGCATTAAAGCGTACAACACTGACAAACTTGGTAGGCAACTTATCTTCAGTTACATCAACTTCATCACTTTTTGGGTCAGTTTTTCCAGTCTGTTTCGTACCTGTAAGTTCTAGCTCAACATAAACTTTTTCGTTGTAGTATTTAATTTCATCACTACACAATAAGGTCGCTTCTTTTTCCCCACAATCAAATAGCTCAGCTTCATTCAGCAAACTATTGGCTTCGGGTAGGGTAGGTTCGGTATTAAAGACATGGCGAAGCCACCAAGGTTCTACCTCGGCAGCAGGTAGTAATGAAGAAAAACAAAGTAATAGCAAAGATAGGCAACGGCTATTTACAGAAAAGAAGGCTTGCAACAAGGAAGGTTTCATAATGGAAAACTAAAGGGGCGATACTCTGATTATATTCTTTCGAAAAGCCGATTGGGTAGTCCCGCGCTCAATTTCAATAAATAATTCACAGATAATTGCAGATAAAAAACGGACACAATTTCCCTTGCTGTACCGTATGTAAAAGTTCTTGTCTATGTGCCTATTAAAAGTAAAAACCTCTTTACAATTACATTCACAATAACTTTCTATCGGTTACTCATCATTAACATTTAATATGACATAATGACGATAATATTAAGCGTCAATTTACAGGGAACAAGATGACTGCTACTGCATACCTAAACGATCTCAATCAACGTTATTTATCGATCCATAGAACCAAAGAAAACTTCTTCTGGGAAACGTATATGGGCATCAGTGATGACCATGATGGCTCTACTCAAGCCCAAACCAAATGGACAGAATTCTTAAGTGCTGCTAGCCAAATAAAAGAAATCAAGCATCAAATCGAACAAGCAGAACAACTTCAAGACGAAGCCGAAAAGCAAAGCACTTTGGTTGGGCTACAAGGTTGGCTTGCGACATTTCAGGCTCACGCAATCGAATCAGAAGAGTCTCAAATACTGAAAGCAGAACTCATCAAGTTTGAAGCTGAGTTGTTCGAGAAAAAACAAAACCACATCATGACCTACACAGATGAAAATGGTCAGTCGGTTGAAGGTTCTTTACCCGTACTTAGTTCAGCAATTCGTACCAATGCAAAAGAATCGGTCCGAGAGTCAGCACACCAAGCTTTCTTAGATTTAGAGCAATGGTTACTTCAAAATGGATTCCTTGAACTTGTAAAGCGTCGTAACGAGTTTGCCCGCTCACTTGGTTACAAGACTTTCTTCGATTATTCAATCGTCAAAACAGAACAAATGACCACTTCAGAGCTGTTCACTATTTTGGACGACTTTGAAGAACGTACTCGCGACAGCCACCAAAACAGCTTAAACACCTTAGCGAAAAGCAAAGGTGATTCTTCGCTTAAAGGGCATAACTTTGTCTTCTCGTTCGCAGGCGATGTGATGCGAGATCTCGACCCTTACGTTCCGTTTTCTAAATCATTACGCCGCTGGGTTGAGTCATTTGGTCGTCTAAACATTACTTACTCAGACGCTGAATTAACTCTAGATTTGCTGGACCGTAAAGGTAAGTATCCGAATGGATTCTGCCATGGACCGATCCCATCTTTTTACGATCAAGGCGAATGGGTTGCTGCAAAAGTTAACTTTACAAGCAATGCTAAACCGGACCAAATGGGCAGTGGCTATGACGGCATCAACACGTTATTCCATGAAGGCGGCCATGCGGCACACTTTGCTAATGTGAAAATGAATTCACCATGCTTCTCTCAAGAGTTTGCTCCAACATCAATGGCATACGCTGAAACACAATCAATGTTTTGCGATAGCTTACTGAATGATGCTGATTGGTTGAAGCAATACGCAATTAACGCTGAAGGTGAAGCGGTTCCTGATGACATCATCAAAGCGATGATCGACAGTAAACAGCCGTTCCAAGCTTTCCAAGAGCGTAGTATTCTTGTTGTTCCTTACTTCGAACGTGCTTTGTACCTGCTTAGCGATGATGAATTAACACCAGAACGCGTAACAAAACTCGCTCGTGATACAGAAAAACAAATCTTAGCGTTAGACTGTAGCCCTCGCCCACTAATGGCGATTCCTCACTTGCTCTCTGACGAAGCTTCTTGTGCTTATCAAGGTTATCTACTTGCTCATATGGCGGTTTATCAAACTCGTGCTTATTTCACTGAGAAGTTTG
This Vibrio gallaecicus DNA region includes the following protein-coding sequences:
- a CDS encoding M3 family metallopeptidase, encoding MTATAYLNDLNQRYLSIHRTKENFFWETYMGISDDHDGSTQAQTKWTEFLSAASQIKEIKHQIEQAEQLQDEAEKQSTLVGLQGWLATFQAHAIESEESQILKAELIKFEAELFEKKQNHIMTYTDENGQSVEGSLPVLSSAIRTNAKESVRESAHQAFLDLEQWLLQNGFLELVKRRNEFARSLGYKTFFDYSIVKTEQMTTSELFTILDDFEERTRDSHQNSLNTLAKSKGDSSLKGHNFVFSFAGDVMRDLDPYVPFSKSLRRWVESFGRLNITYSDAELTLDLLDRKGKYPNGFCHGPIPSFYDQGEWVAAKVNFTSNAKPDQMGSGYDGINTLFHEGGHAAHFANVKMNSPCFSQEFAPTSMAYAETQSMFCDSLLNDADWLKQYAINAEGEAVPDDIIKAMIDSKQPFQAFQERSILVVPYFERALYLLSDDELTPERVTKLARDTEKQILALDCSPRPLMAIPHLLSDEASCAYQGYLLAHMAVYQTRAYFTEKFGYLTDNPEIGPLLAEHYWHAGNSVNHNGTIQSLTGEGFNAKYLADECNLSAEQAWAVEQKKIEQLNTRKRSEASPLQASITIVDGSTELASNIKSNDEMCEQFESYIFEKYGC
- a CDS encoding aldo/keto reductase; this encodes MVAKVTTAPQGPELSELVQGYWRTEEWNMTPQERLTFLKQHIDLGITTVDHADIYGNYQCEKLFGEALALEPSIREQIQIVTKCDINLCGDHTPDRKINHYDTSAQHIYQSVNNSLERLGVNEVDVLLIHRPDVLMDADEVAEAFTELHKVGKVKHFGVSNFSPRQLELLQSRLGKPLVTNQVEINPLNFEVAHDGTLDQLQMNRIRPMAWSCLGGGSIFTGNTKQAVRVREELEAIRIEVGANSIDQVIYAWVRRLPSNPLAIIGSGKIERVQAAVDSLKIELTREQWYRVWVASKGHGVP
- a CDS encoding type II secretion system protein, with amino-acid sequence MKPRKHNSGFTLLELIVVILILGVLGIVAAPRFLSYSNEANETAATGLLSNFRTGTNLFQAACLARGGDTAEPQGENSSSFNIEGTYSNFSGSCFPVKNSRGGVRRDINNVRSCYALLQEITNSDHYEDKIYGNNPSSGGSNSRGNVSGANFQTAKDAGYEFLIHQSRDYFSYCHFYSIEGNLENAPYLLYNAVDGEMVSGTKDLTNGVNWPDELLEYLTATEPTK